In Musa acuminata AAA Group cultivar baxijiao chromosome BXJ2-8, Cavendish_Baxijiao_AAA, whole genome shotgun sequence, one genomic interval encodes:
- the LOC103995224 gene encoding BRI1 kinase inhibitor 1, whose amino-acid sequence MDIQHHQRERVKTASEGNKGGVVPPPPPPSSAAASPSHEFSFTISFHPPLSSAPKTLKSGKATATSAVDLAPADDIFLHGHLLPLHLLPSPTSPPRPSDITFENFGLTVDHADADRSQKHEAGVDHEDDGGKNREKAKGRSLSSFFGFGWLRRRNGDGEKEEDFKKKPQKKKRGLDVGRLLRKYARIVEPLFFLRAEKEKPDLRRRPYSFSGHSTGREREGWRSKSQLSAPDSTTTSRTNSGLLSATSMAFSSSDNSTMEELQSAIQAAIAHCKNSIASKQEMHVNAATR is encoded by the coding sequence ATGGACATACAACACCACCAAAGGGAGAGAGTGAAGACAGCTAGTGAAGGTAATAAGGGTGGTGTTGTTCCTCCACCACCCCCACCATCATCAGCAGCTGCTTCGCCTTCTCATGAgttctccttcaccatctccttccACCCTCCACTAAGCTCAGCACCAAAGACCCTCAAAAGCGGCAAGGCCACGGCCACTTCCGCCGTCGACTTGGCCCCGGCCGACGATATCTTCCTTCACGGCCACCTCCTCCCCCTCCACCTGCTCCCTTCCCCGACCAGCCCTCCCCGCCCCTCGGACATTACCTTCGAAAACTTCGGCCTCACTGTCGACCACGCCGACGCCGACCGAAGCCAGAAGCATGAGGCCGGCGTCGACCACGAAGACGACGGCGGTAAGAACAGGGAGAAAGCCAAGGGCAGGAGCTTGTCTTCCTTCTTTGGCTTCGGGTGGTTGAGGAGGAGGAACGGCGATggagagaaagaggaggacttcaagaagaagccgcagaagaagaaaagagggttAGACGTGGGCCGGCTTCTGAGGAAGTACGCGAGAATCGTGGAGCCGCTCTTCTTCCTCCGGGCGGAGAAGGAGAAGCCCGACCTCCGCCGGAGGCCGTACTCCTTCTCCGGCCACTCCACCGGTAGGGAACGGGAGGGGTGGCGGAGTAAGTCGCAGCTGTCAGCGCCGGACTCCACGACGACGTCTCGGACCAACAGCGGCCTCCTCTCCGCCACATCCATGGCCTTCTCTTCCTCCGACAACAGCACCATGGAGGAGCTGCAGAGCGCGATCCAGGCGGCCAT